From Serratia fonticola:
CATCAGCATGGCACGCCGCCTGATGGAAGAAGAAGGCATCCTGGCCGGGATTTCTTCCGGTGCCGCCGTGGCGGCCGCCGTCAAACTTTCCGAAGAAGCCGACTTTACCGACAAGACAATTGTGGTTATTCTGCCTTCTTCAGGTGAGCGCTACTTGAGCACCGCTTTGTTTGCCGATCTGTTCACCGAACAGGAACTGCAGCAATAGCGCAAACAGTGCACAAATAGCTAAAAAAGCACCTATTCAGGTGCTTTTTTTGTGGACTGGATCAAAGTTTACACCACTCAACGATTGATTTTCGCCGCTGGCTTTAGTATTTAACCGGTCAATTATTTCGATGCGCAAAATTAATCGCCTTCCTGCCAATGTTTGAGCTGAATCGATTTACTCATTTGTTGCTCCAGCGAAAAACACGGCATAATGGGGAGCTGATTGAAACTACGCCAGATGCTCGGATTTTTTGATCTGAAATGCTTAAAGCGTCGTTTTATGTTGCATCAACGCTCGCCCCTGTACCATAGTCAGGCGCTAACCAGACAAGCTAAAATCACGCCGTTAGGCTAAACTTTAGCTCCACAACCTTAAATCCGATAAGTTGGGGAAACATCAATGTTCCAGCAAGAAGTGACTATCACCGCTCCGAATGGTCTGCACACTCGCCCTGCCGCTCAGTTCGTAAAAGAAGCCAAAGGCTTCACGTCTGACATCACCGTGACTTCCAACGGCAAGAGCGCTAGCGCCAAAAGCCTGTTTAAGCTG
This genomic window contains:
- the ptsH gene encoding phosphocarrier protein Hpr, whose protein sequence is MFQQEVTITAPNGLHTRPAAQFVKEAKGFTSDITVTSNGKSASAKSLFKLQTLGLTQGTVVTIEAVGEDEQKAVEHLVKLMAELE